Proteins from a genomic interval of Psychrobacter fulvigenes:
- a CDS encoding IS630 family transposase encodes MDIWFQDETRIGQQGSLTRVWHYRGGRPRLIKQQQFHSAYLFGAFCPATKKAVGLVLPFVNKHTMLLHMQEISKAVPKGRHAVVVMDGALWHQPSLNQANVTMLKLPPYSPELNPSERVWQYLKQNELSNRCYDSYEAIVDATCLAWNNLLKQPQRIRSLTARTWAQL; translated from the coding sequence GTGGATATCTGGTTTCAAGATGAAACTCGAATAGGACAACAAGGCTCATTGACCAGAGTTTGGCATTACCGCGGTGGGCGACCTCGACTGATCAAGCAGCAACAGTTTCATTCCGCTTATCTGTTTGGTGCCTTTTGTCCAGCGACAAAGAAGGCTGTCGGCTTAGTACTGCCTTTCGTTAATAAACACACCATGTTATTGCATATGCAAGAGATTAGTAAAGCCGTTCCAAAAGGACGTCATGCGGTGGTGGTGATGGACGGCGCATTATGGCATCAACCAAGCTTGAATCAGGCTAATGTCACTATGCTTAAACTACCGCCTTATTCACCTGAGCTCAATCCCTCTGAGAGAGTATGGCAGTACCTTAAGCAAAATGAGCTATCTAATCGTTGTTATGACAGTTATGAGGCTATTGTCGATGCCACTTGCTTGGCTTGGAATAATTTGCTTAAACAGCCACAAAGAATTCGGTCGTTAACTGCTCGTACCTGGGCGCAACTTTAA
- a CDS encoding YhbY family RNA-binding protein, with amino-acid sequence MQLDNATLKRLKGIGHELKPIVMIGNKGITPSITEEIDRALTDHELIKVKLPAGTKEERDIVGAELAKAANASLVHSIGRMALLLRQNPNANPKLSNLVRHAQ; translated from the coding sequence ATGCAACTCGATAACGCTACCCTTAAACGCTTAAAAGGTATTGGTCATGAGCTCAAACCTATTGTCATGATTGGCAACAAAGGCATCACACCCTCGATCACTGAAGAGATTGATCGCGCCCTTACCGATCACGAACTCATCAAAGTAAAGCTACCTGCAGGCACGAAAGAAGAACGTGATATCGTTGGAGCTGAGCTTGCCAAAGCGGCTAATGCTTCTTTGGTACATTCTATCGGTCGTATGGCGTTGTTACTCCGTCAAAACCCGAATGCCAATCCAAAGCTATCCAATCTAGTTCGTCACGCTCAATAA
- a CDS encoding RlmE family RNA methyltransferase: MATRIENKKLSKSSSAWMKEHIDDHYVQKAQKDGYRARAAYKLLEINEKTNLIKKGMTVVDLGSAPGSWSQVASKLVGEKGILIASDILPMDNLPDVTFIQGDFREADVFDTIMAEVGDRQVDVVLSDMAPNTAGNSAIDQPRMMYLCELAVDFALETLPEGGALIMKVFQGEGAQELRRQMQSKFSKIRSIKPAASRPRSKEMFWIAIK; encoded by the coding sequence TTGGCCACGCGTATTGAAAACAAAAAATTATCAAAAAGCAGCAGTGCTTGGATGAAAGAGCATATTGATGATCATTATGTACAAAAAGCGCAAAAAGATGGCTATCGTGCGCGCGCCGCTTATAAGTTATTAGAGATCAATGAAAAAACCAATCTTATCAAAAAAGGCATGACGGTCGTTGATTTAGGCAGTGCACCTGGCAGTTGGTCACAAGTCGCCAGCAAACTTGTCGGAGAAAAAGGCATATTGATCGCCTCTGATATTTTGCCGATGGATAATTTGCCAGACGTCACCTTTATTCAGGGCGACTTTCGCGAAGCAGATGTATTCGACACTATCATGGCAGAGGTTGGCGATAGGCAAGTGGATGTGGTGTTGTCCGATATGGCGCCTAATACGGCAGGCAATAGTGCCATAGATCAGCCACGAATGATGTACTTGTGCGAGCTTGCAGTAGACTTTGCTTTGGAAACCTTACCAGAAGGTGGCGCCCTTATTATGAAAGTGTTTCAAGGTGAAGGGGCTCAAGAATTACGCAGGCAAATGCAGTCTAAATTTAGTAAGATTCGTAGTATCAAACCTGCTGCATCACGACCACGTTCGAAAGAGATGTTTTGGATAGCTATTAAATAG
- a CDS encoding winged helix-turn-helix domain-containing protein — protein sequence MTIPIHNLEDHDFGKHSKTERNPRARLRLLILYQYSIGKATNDIAKDLCIHPETARRTLKRYYERGLESLYDRHRRGRRSKLAEADTAAFKAMIVSEQEKRAGGRLTGKDIQQLAKEHYNAHYTVNGIYELLKRIDMSWISARSQHPKADPQAQDAFKKTL from the coding sequence ATGACTATACCAATACATAACCTAGAAGACCATGACTTTGGCAAACACTCAAAGACTGAGCGCAATCCCAGAGCCCGACTACGCCTGCTCATCTTATACCAATATAGTATAGGCAAAGCCACCAACGATATTGCCAAAGACCTCTGCATACATCCTGAAACTGCCAGACGGACATTGAAGCGATATTATGAACGAGGACTTGAGAGTCTCTACGATCGTCATCGTCGAGGTCGTCGCAGCAAATTGGCAGAAGCAGACACAGCCGCTTTTAAAGCCATGATAGTCTCTGAACAAGAAAAGCGCGCTGGCGGTCGTCTAACCGGCAAAGACATTCAGCAATTGGCTAAAGAACACTACAACGCTCACTACACCGTTAACGGTATCTACGAGCTACTCAAGCGTATTGATATGAGTTGGATAAGTGCTCGTAGTCAGCATCCAAAAGCCGACCCACAAGCTCAAGACGCTTTTAAAAAAACTTTATAG
- a CDS encoding CHAP domain-containing protein — MKQALLILSVLGMGIAQTSGAVETTFQPNNTLTHTITNISASNNYGSSRNIYSTNSGAHVFSNDEISQAIDNLSAHAQQKEYQLASLTSRLSYERQQQTSSRVPDSNSAPALAAARASRAALSRSSGYCARYVRKALQSAGYEFTPNPSAYQYASRGTLAQAGFTKISNDMPPQIGDVVVYDRTSRRPHGHIQIFDGNGWVSDFRQKSISPYSGTHSYTTWRDSQYVDDASDRGIYLAMADK, encoded by the coding sequence ATGAAACAAGCTTTATTAATTTTGTCAGTATTGGGAATGGGCATAGCACAAACGAGTGGTGCTGTCGAAACGACCTTTCAACCAAATAATACCTTGACTCATACCATCACTAATATCTCAGCCTCAAATAATTATGGTTCTAGCCGTAATATTTATAGTACTAATAGTGGCGCCCATGTCTTTAGCAATGACGAAATCAGTCAGGCTATCGATAACCTAAGTGCTCATGCTCAGCAAAAAGAGTATCAACTTGCCTCACTAACCAGTCGTCTATCTTATGAGCGTCAGCAGCAAACCAGTAGCCGCGTACCAGATAGCAACTCAGCACCTGCACTTGCAGCTGCCCGTGCATCACGAGCAGCACTGTCTAGAAGCTCTGGTTACTGTGCCCGTTATGTACGTAAAGCATTACAGTCTGCGGGATACGAGTTTACGCCCAACCCTTCAGCATATCAGTATGCCTCTCGTGGCACTCTAGCACAGGCAGGCTTCACTAAAATCAGTAATGATATGCCACCACAAATTGGTGATGTTGTCGTTTATGACCGCACCTCAAGACGCCCACATGGGCACATTCAAATATTTGATGGCAACGGCTGGGTATCAGATTTCCGTCAAAAAAGCATTAGCCCTTACAGCGGCACTCACAGCTATACAACATGGCGCGATTCACAATACGTTGATGATGCATCAGATCGTGGCATCTACCTTGCTATGGCTGACAAATAA
- the ftsZ gene encoding cell division protein FtsZ: MSKYTMPDENQPLNNGQARFTVFGVGGGGGNAVEHMVQQGIKGVTFVCANTDRQALDRLTVPHKLQLGAKTNRGLGAGANPEVGREAAESEEEAIRTLLEDSDMVFITAGMGGGTGTGAAPVIARIAKEMEVLTVAVVTTPFKFEGGKRNKSAKAGIEQLTNFVDSIITIPNDKLMSVYGNISMKDAFKKADDVLLHAVQGIAETIARSGLINIDFNDIRTAMTAKGHAMMGIGRASGDDRARQATEKAIKSPLLDDLCLENAKGLLVNVISSETLSLDEFSKISEIVEGITDTDDANIFYGSVVDEEMGDDIHVTVIATGLTLDERAGEEAKQPQAVPPVTSTQPVDPNLHTSALNSQKLSQTRAYQDSMSRSTPAQDQQQTKTNSIQDYLKRQQNK; encoded by the coding sequence ATGTCAAAATACACCATGCCAGATGAAAACCAACCTCTAAACAATGGCCAAGCTCGCTTTACCGTATTCGGTGTTGGCGGCGGCGGCGGTAATGCGGTTGAGCATATGGTTCAACAAGGTATTAAGGGTGTAACGTTCGTTTGTGCTAATACTGACAGACAAGCGCTTGATCGTCTGACAGTACCGCATAAATTGCAATTGGGTGCCAAAACTAACCGTGGCTTGGGTGCGGGTGCGAATCCAGAGGTTGGGCGTGAGGCTGCAGAGAGCGAAGAGGAAGCCATACGTACGCTGCTTGAAGACTCAGATATGGTCTTTATTACCGCAGGTATGGGCGGCGGTACAGGTACGGGCGCGGCTCCTGTTATTGCGCGTATTGCCAAAGAAATGGAAGTGCTAACCGTGGCCGTCGTCACGACACCCTTTAAGTTTGAAGGGGGTAAACGTAACAAGTCTGCCAAAGCAGGTATTGAGCAGCTGACCAATTTTGTTGACTCTATCATTACCATTCCTAATGATAAGCTGATGAGTGTCTACGGCAATATCTCTATGAAAGACGCGTTCAAAAAAGCAGATGACGTACTGTTACACGCCGTACAAGGTATCGCTGAAACCATTGCCCGTTCAGGTTTGATTAATATTGACTTTAACGATATTCGTACCGCGATGACAGCCAAAGGTCATGCGATGATGGGTATTGGCCGCGCGAGTGGTGATGATCGAGCCCGTCAAGCAACTGAAAAAGCCATTAAATCACCGTTACTTGATGATTTATGCTTAGAAAATGCCAAAGGCTTATTGGTTAACGTAATCTCCTCTGAAACGCTTTCATTAGATGAATTTAGCAAGATCAGTGAAATTGTTGAAGGTATTACCGATACTGATGATGCCAATATTTTCTACGGCTCAGTCGTTGACGAAGAAATGGGTGATGATATCCATGTCACCGTGATTGCCACTGGTTTGACCTTGGATGAGCGTGCGGGTGAAGAGGCTAAACAGCCGCAAGCCGTTCCTCCTGTAACCAGCACACAACCAGTAGATCCGAATCTGCATACCAGTGCTTTAAATAGTCAGAAACTGTCACAAACTCGAGCGTATCAAGATAGTATGAGTCGCTCTACGCCTGCTCAAGATCAGCAGCAGACGAAGACCAACAGCATTCAAGACTACCTAAAACGTCAACAAAATAAATAA
- the lpxC gene encoding UDP-3-O-acyl-N-acetylglucosamine deacetylase, with translation MNQRTIQKAIAITGIGLHSGEPVDLEFHPQPVDTGIVFERSDIVGSTPIPASAFLVQDTMMSSNLVFGGTRVGTVEHLLSAVAGLGIDNLLIRVSASEIPIMDGSASPFIGLLLQSGFREQEGLKKFLRIVRPVRVDVDDKWAELRPYDGFELNFEIDFDHPAFNKDFQHAQLQFSTQNFIEQLSEARTFGFLQDIETLRQNNLALGGSMDNAIVIDDARVLNAEGLRFADEFVRHKILDAIGDLYLIGYPILGRFNAYKSGHALNNMLVREVLSDKNNFEIVTFDDNVTCPIEYLPLKGMTVEG, from the coding sequence ATGAATCAAAGAACCATACAAAAAGCCATCGCTATCACAGGTATCGGTCTACATAGTGGCGAACCTGTCGATTTAGAGTTTCATCCCCAACCTGTAGATACAGGCATTGTTTTTGAGCGCTCTGACATAGTGGGGAGTACGCCTATTCCTGCCAGTGCCTTCTTGGTGCAAGATACGATGATGTCCTCAAACTTGGTTTTTGGTGGAACACGTGTCGGTACGGTTGAGCATCTATTGAGTGCAGTTGCTGGTCTTGGTATCGATAATCTATTAATACGGGTTTCTGCCAGTGAGATTCCCATTATGGATGGCAGTGCCTCACCTTTTATAGGTTTGTTATTACAGTCAGGTTTTCGTGAGCAAGAAGGCTTAAAGAAGTTTTTACGAATAGTGCGCCCAGTGCGAGTAGATGTCGATGACAAATGGGCGGAGCTGCGTCCTTATGATGGGTTTGAATTAAACTTTGAGATTGATTTTGATCATCCTGCGTTTAATAAAGACTTTCAACACGCACAGTTGCAGTTTTCGACGCAAAACTTCATCGAACAATTAAGTGAAGCTCGTACTTTTGGTTTTTTGCAGGACATTGAGACGTTACGTCAGAATAATTTGGCATTAGGCGGTAGCATGGATAATGCCATTGTCATCGATGATGCGCGCGTACTCAACGCTGAAGGCTTGCGTTTTGCAGATGAGTTCGTCCGTCACAAGATATTGGACGCCATAGGCGATCTATACTTGATTGGTTATCCTATTTTAGGCCGTTTCAATGCTTATAAATCTGGTCATGCTTTAAATAACATGTTGGTACGTGAAGTATTGTCAGATAAAAATAATTTTGAAATTGTAACTTTTGATGACAATGTAACCTGTCCTATCGAATATTTGCCCTTAAAAGGTATGACCGTTGAAGGATGA
- a CDS encoding DOMON domain-containing protein codes for MSQTFTLILATDSIAADAKQLGVSPAQLQDISIQVDASVVQKNALPYSDNQSMALQLWLSYQIQLPSSILAEQLCWPAWREDQVGFADYLWEQTCLECFISSDSANSIENDNSYIEISASPSGQYALYHFQSYRNPAKLPPMPLIQASTGKRAHIIWPATQSKPSKSQRYDGNYNYHCRLGFSLDQLPSTSSTKSRLENLTHDLNGGLDSGLNISNTNGHHNAIKLIHPCLILWFGDTALYFAPAHASPPDFHQRCHWSHFDYQAAAAT; via the coding sequence ATGAGCCAGACCTTTACCTTAATACTAGCTACCGACAGCATTGCAGCAGACGCAAAACAGCTGGGCGTCAGTCCTGCGCAGCTACAAGACATTAGCATACAAGTTGATGCTTCGGTTGTGCAAAAAAATGCCCTTCCATATAGTGATAATCAAAGCATGGCATTACAGCTATGGCTCAGCTATCAGATACAGCTACCTTCATCCATACTGGCTGAGCAACTGTGCTGGCCTGCATGGCGTGAGGATCAGGTTGGTTTTGCCGACTACTTATGGGAGCAGACCTGTCTTGAGTGCTTCATTAGTAGCGATAGTGCTAATAGTATAGAGAATGACAACAGCTATATTGAGATAAGCGCCAGCCCAAGTGGACAGTACGCCCTTTATCATTTCCAGAGCTATCGCAATCCAGCAAAGTTGCCCCCAATGCCTTTGATACAAGCGAGTACTGGCAAGCGCGCTCATATCATCTGGCCTGCTACCCAATCGAAACCCTCTAAATCTCAGCGCTATGATGGTAATTATAACTACCACTGCAGACTTGGTTTCTCTCTAGATCAGCTACCCTCTACATCATCTACCAAAAGTAGGCTTGAGAACCTAACTCATGACTTAAATGGTGGCTTGGATAGTGGCTTAAACATCTCTAATACTAACGGCCATCATAATGCCATTAAGCTCATCCATCCTTGTCTGATTTTATGGTTCGGTGATACTGCCTTATACTTTGCGCCCGCTCATGCTTCTCCCCCTGACTTTCATCAACGCTGTCATTGGTCACACTTTGACTATCAAGCCGCAGCTGCTACATAG
- the ftsA gene encoding cell division protein FtsA: protein MKNTENLVVVHISATAVYVVIGSVVSEKDIRIMGVGQVKNSDFYQGQIKHRERLQGAIKQAIQDAEDTANCRVHSVWLTIATPELLSKNSSGYVTVEEDTVSAKDMVQALSNAKSQDLPSDYYLMHCCQQGIYIDEQETMVDDAIEMFANDITVMYHMMMLPVASRQNIQKLLQSCDVGIDHIVFDAVTSAEYGLMSEERQQGVCLVDIGAGTTSLCVYKENKLIFTHCIASGGHEVTMDISADMGISMIEAEKLKKLHGTVDIHSIDPSAFFVFKPQGSGDEINVSVYNLARIIEARYIQIFTEVARQLHEAGLLSYIERGIVLTGGGSTIKGMVPFAKKLLKMPVVLSNTHPAISAYSYFDNEESFKQLNLQINDRAYQTAFGTLLYSQSEQFRRSEKSEPEALQKGGMKSTFRNVGQRFSNVLKKIL, encoded by the coding sequence ATGAAAAATACTGAAAATCTGGTTGTTGTCCATATAAGTGCCACTGCAGTATATGTAGTGATTGGCAGTGTTGTGTCCGAAAAAGACATTCGTATCATGGGCGTTGGGCAAGTCAAAAACAGCGACTTTTACCAAGGCCAGATCAAACATCGTGAACGTCTGCAGGGTGCCATTAAACAAGCCATTCAGGACGCGGAAGATACCGCAAACTGTCGTGTGCACAGCGTGTGGCTAACAATAGCGACCCCAGAGCTATTGAGCAAAAATAGCTCTGGATATGTCACAGTAGAAGAAGATACTGTCAGCGCAAAAGATATGGTACAAGCGCTGTCAAATGCCAAGTCACAAGATTTGCCTTCAGATTATTATTTGATGCACTGCTGTCAGCAAGGTATCTATATCGATGAGCAAGAAACGATGGTAGATGATGCCATCGAGATGTTTGCCAATGACATTACCGTTATGTATCACATGATGATGCTGCCGGTTGCCAGCCGTCAGAATATTCAAAAGCTACTACAAAGCTGTGATGTGGGTATTGATCATATTGTATTTGATGCCGTGACGAGCGCAGAGTATGGCTTGATGAGTGAAGAGCGTCAACAGGGCGTTTGTTTGGTGGATATTGGCGCTGGTACGACCAGTCTCTGTGTCTACAAAGAAAACAAGCTCATTTTTACTCATTGCATAGCAAGTGGTGGTCATGAAGTCACGATGGATATCTCAGCAGATATGGGTATCTCGATGATAGAAGCTGAGAAACTAAAAAAACTACATGGCACAGTGGACATTCATAGTATTGATCCAAGTGCGTTTTTTGTTTTTAAGCCACAAGGTTCAGGCGATGAGATCAATGTCAGTGTGTATAATTTGGCGCGTATCATTGAAGCCCGTTATATACAGATATTCACCGAAGTTGCTCGTCAATTGCATGAGGCGGGTCTGCTCAGCTATATAGAGCGCGGCATCGTCTTAACTGGCGGTGGCAGTACCATTAAGGGTATGGTACCTTTTGCTAAAAAACTGCTCAAAATGCCTGTTGTATTGTCCAATACCCATCCGGCTATCAGCGCTTATAGTTACTTTGATAATGAAGAATCATTCAAACAGCTGAACTTGCAGATTAATGATCGTGCCTATCAAACTGCGTTTGGTACTTTGCTTTATAGTCAGAGTGAGCAGTTTCGCCGAAGTGAGAAAAGCGAGCCTGAAGCGTTACAAAAAGGCGGCATGAAGAGCACGTTCCGTAATGTAGGGCAGCGCTTTTCGAATGTGCTGAAGAAAATACTTTAG